The following proteins come from a genomic window of Myroides odoratus DSM 2801:
- a CDS encoding TonB-dependent receptor plug domain-containing protein codes for MKRQFYVALTLCSFLSVAGYAQEKSTTTVEDNMEEIVIYNQRLQLPSTLKNRNITVVGQDQIKQLPVSSVNELLSFVAGVDLRQRGPNGTQADLSIDGGSFEQNVLLLNGQKISDPQTGHNSLNIPIPLEAVERIEIVRGPSARLYGVNSLTGVVNIVTKNPKKDGVFAAMYGGTSFKKDKEEDHNETYNNRGVQVGGTLVRAKDNHLLFASHDSGSGYRYNTAYHNNKVFYQGNIVPNDQNAIMILAGHANSSFGANGFYAAPGDKESKEIVSTTMLNLSSRHYLSDRLTFMPSIAYRYNFDDYRYYRQRLDVARSRHYTHAITSNVNGEYTADYGKFTFGGEMRYEEINSTNIGDHSKSNYGFFAAFQRDWFEKLDVNIGAYVNYNTKYGWEFFPGIDASYNFNPHWQATFNAGTASRIPSFTDLYLDQRPGNVGNPDLTPEKAYQVEVGGKYRKDRFQAEAFVFYRDIDDFVDWIRVDMNQPYQPYNASKNKTKGANTALRYRLGDEVNIWNLGLSYTYLSPTIENKSAEAGMLSKYSLESLKHQVVGTVNYTHDKFSITLANRFNERLTYKSYWITDIRLNYALDKLKFYIDAQNIFDTTYIEAGAVPMPGRWFTLGIKFDGL; via the coding sequence ATGAAACGTCAATTTTATGTAGCCTTAACGCTTTGTAGCTTTTTATCTGTAGCTGGTTATGCACAAGAAAAAAGCACCACAACGGTTGAGGATAATATGGAAGAAATTGTAATTTACAATCAGCGATTACAGCTTCCAAGTACTTTAAAGAATAGAAATATTACAGTCGTTGGACAGGATCAAATCAAGCAATTACCGGTGAGTTCAGTTAATGAGTTATTGAGTTTTGTGGCTGGGGTGGACTTGAGACAACGTGGTCCTAATGGAACACAAGCCGATTTGAGTATTGATGGGGGAAGTTTTGAGCAGAATGTTTTGTTGTTGAACGGGCAAAAGATTTCAGATCCACAAACGGGACACAATTCACTGAATATTCCGATTCCATTAGAGGCTGTAGAACGCATTGAAATTGTACGTGGACCTTCAGCGCGCTTGTATGGAGTAAATAGCTTGACTGGTGTGGTGAATATCGTGACGAAAAACCCAAAGAAGGATGGAGTCTTTGCGGCTATGTACGGAGGTACGAGCTTTAAAAAAGACAAAGAAGAGGATCACAATGAAACCTATAACAACCGAGGGGTTCAAGTAGGGGGAACGCTAGTGCGTGCCAAAGATAATCACTTGCTATTCGCTAGTCATGATTCAGGAAGTGGGTACCGCTACAACACCGCTTACCACAACAACAAAGTATTTTATCAAGGAAATATTGTTCCCAATGATCAAAATGCGATCATGATTTTGGCCGGACATGCGAATAGTTCTTTTGGTGCAAATGGTTTTTATGCCGCACCAGGAGATAAAGAATCGAAAGAAATTGTCAGTACGACTATGTTGAATTTGAGTTCTCGTCATTATTTATCTGATCGTTTGACATTCATGCCTAGTATAGCGTATCGCTATAACTTTGATGATTATCGCTATTATCGCCAGCGTTTGGATGTTGCAAGAAGTAGACATTATACGCATGCAATTACCTCAAATGTCAATGGAGAATATACCGCAGATTATGGGAAATTTACATTTGGAGGTGAAATGCGTTATGAAGAAATTAATTCAACCAACATTGGGGATCACAGTAAAAGCAATTACGGATTCTTTGCTGCTTTTCAACGCGATTGGTTCGAGAAGTTAGATGTGAATATTGGCGCTTATGTCAATTATAATACAAAATATGGATGGGAGTTTTTCCCAGGAATTGATGCGAGTTATAACTTTAACCCGCATTGGCAAGCTACGTTTAACGCTGGAACGGCTAGTAGAATTCCTTCGTTTACGGATTTATACTTAGATCAACGTCCAGGCAATGTTGGAAATCCAGATTTAACTCCAGAGAAAGCGTATCAAGTTGAGGTGGGAGGGAAGTATAGAAAGGATCGCTTTCAGGCGGAAGCTTTTGTCTTCTACCGCGATATTGATGACTTCGTAGATTGGATTCGCGTGGATATGAATCAACCCTACCAACCGTATAATGCGTCTAAGAATAAAACAAAAGGAGCCAATACTGCCTTGCGTTATCGCCTGGGTGATGAGGTGAATATCTGGAACTTAGGACTTTCATATACGTACCTATCTCCAACGATTGAAAATAAATCAGCAGAAGCAGGAATGCTTTCTAAATATTCTTTAGAAAGTTTAAAACACCAAGTCGTGGGAACTGTAAACTATACGCATGATAAGTTTAGTATAACCTTAGCAAATCGATTCAACGAACGATTGACGTATAAGAGTTATTGGATTACGGATATTCGTCTGAACTATGCCTTGGATAAGCTAAAGTTCTATATAGATGCTCAGAATATATTTGACACAACCTATATTGAGGCAGGCGCAGTGCCAATGCCTGGTAGATGGTTCACTTTAGGAATAAAGTTTGATGGGCTGTAA
- a CDS encoding WG repeat-containing protein — protein MKHLFAISLFVGLHCTFSSPLRASEAKSAWNENLIPLLQATSDTVFIDLKNDPDFKFANNLRWFQDPELSLFGIKTKTGELFIEPLFHQIESFVDNVSIVTFEGYQGAINDKGEVVIPYIYEELQTSSEERIAYYEGGVWGFFSTTGDKVIPASYEFVGNFSEGLALASKDNLFGYINNQGKVMIPFQYEYASNFENGQAQVEVKFRAFTINKKGMKISD, from the coding sequence ATGAAACACCTTTTTGCAATTAGTCTTTTTGTCGGACTTCATTGCACCTTTAGTTCTCCGCTTCGAGCGAGTGAAGCTAAAAGCGCTTGGAATGAAAACCTTATTCCTTTACTTCAAGCGACTTCGGATACTGTTTTTATTGATTTAAAAAACGATCCAGATTTTAAATTTGCCAATAATTTACGTTGGTTTCAAGACCCTGAATTGTCTCTTTTTGGGATTAAAACAAAAACAGGGGAATTGTTTATTGAACCTTTGTTTCATCAAATAGAATCTTTTGTTGATAATGTTTCTATTGTAACCTTTGAAGGGTATCAAGGGGCAATTAATGACAAAGGAGAGGTTGTCATTCCTTACATCTATGAAGAATTACAAACGAGTAGTGAGGAGCGAATTGCTTATTATGAAGGAGGTGTATGGGGCTTTTTCTCCACCACTGGAGATAAAGTAATTCCCGCTTCGTATGAGTTTGTCGGTAATTTCTCCGAGGGACTTGCATTAGCCTCTAAAGACAATTTATTCGGTTATATCAATAACCAAGGCAAAGTTATGATTCCCTTTCAATATGAGTATGCTAGTAATTTTGAAAATGGACAAGCACAAGTGGAAGTGAAATTCCGCGCTTTTACCATTAATAAAAAAGGAATGAAAATATCGGATTAA
- a CDS encoding SDR family NAD(P)-dependent oxidoreductase — MKTVFITGASSGIGQATAKALAPNHRLILCGRRKERLEALAQELNQTTETHILTFEVRNKEEVFQAVASLPEAWKDIDILINNAGNAHGLSSFQDAAIEDLEAMIDINVKGLIYVTKAVLPLLLQHNRGGHIVNLSSIAGKETYANGAVYCASKAAVESISKGLRIDLNTKGIKVTNVAPGAVETEFSMVRFKGDQSKADQVYKGYDPLSADDIAQAIAYAINQPDHVQLADMTIFPKAQASGTTFYRKPE; from the coding sequence ATGAAAACAGTATTTATCACAGGAGCATCTTCAGGTATTGGGCAAGCTACAGCCAAAGCATTAGCACCCAATCATCGTTTAATACTTTGTGGAAGAAGAAAAGAGCGATTAGAAGCATTAGCGCAAGAATTAAATCAAACGACTGAAACCCATATCTTAACCTTTGAAGTTCGCAACAAAGAAGAAGTTTTTCAGGCTGTTGCTTCTTTACCTGAGGCTTGGAAAGATATCGACATCCTAATCAACAATGCTGGAAATGCACATGGCTTGTCTTCCTTTCAAGATGCCGCTATTGAAGATTTAGAAGCGATGATTGATATCAATGTGAAAGGGTTAATTTACGTCACTAAAGCCGTTTTACCGTTGCTATTACAACACAATCGAGGAGGACATATTGTAAATTTATCTTCTATTGCAGGGAAAGAAACTTATGCGAATGGAGCTGTATATTGTGCTTCAAAAGCTGCTGTCGAATCCATTTCAAAAGGTTTGCGCATTGACTTAAATACCAAAGGAATCAAAGTAACGAATGTAGCACCTGGTGCTGTAGAAACCGAATTTTCTATGGTGCGATTTAAAGGAGATCAATCGAAAGCAGATCAAGTATACAAAGGATATGATCCATTAAGTGCAGATGATATTGCACAAGCAATTGCATACGCAATCAATCAACCCGATCACGTACAATTAGCAGATATGACTATTTTTCCGAAAGCACAGGCTAGCGGAACAACTTTTTACAGAAAACCTGAATAG